A region of Deltaproteobacteria bacterium IMCC39524 DNA encodes the following proteins:
- the pilB gene encoding type IV-A pilus assembly ATPase PilB, producing the protein MAANRLGELLVRNKLIDEQQLTKALEEQKATGGRLGASLVKLGFLKEEDLAAFLSRQYGVPSINLSEFEIDESVIKLIPAEVVQKYQLIPVNRAGSTLIVAMADPSNIFAIDDIKFMTGYNVEIVVSAENSIKSAIDKYYDQSASFDDVMGDLDDIDLEVIDDDDEIDTSELERSSEDAPVVKLVNLILTDAIKKGASDIHVEPYEKSFRVRYRIDGVLHEVMKPPLKLKNALTSRIKIMSEMDISERRLPQDGRIKIKLPGGKDMDYRVSCLPTLFGEKIVLRLLDKSNLQLDMTKLGYEEQSLKWFKEQIHKPFGMVLVTGPTGSGKTVSLYSALGELNTPSENISTAEDPVEFNFAGINQCQMHEEIGLNFAAALRSFLRQDPDIIMIGEIRDFETAEIGVKAALTGHLVLSTLHTNDCPSTVNRLLNMGIEPFLVASAVNLITGQRLGRRLCQECQVPEDIPKETLVQAGVPEDQVDSFNSYKGEGCVKCNDTGYKGRVGFYQVMPMFEELRELILAGANTAELKRESMRLGVKTMRQAALTKMDERITSFEETLRCTIADD; encoded by the coding sequence ATGGCTGCTAATCGTCTCGGCGAACTTCTGGTTCGCAACAAACTGATTGACGAACAACAACTTACCAAGGCTCTTGAAGAACAGAAAGCCACTGGTGGCCGACTTGGTGCCAGTCTGGTTAAACTTGGTTTCTTGAAAGAAGAAGACCTCGCGGCTTTTCTGTCACGTCAATATGGCGTCCCGTCGATTAATCTCAGTGAATTTGAAATCGATGAAAGCGTCATCAAGTTGATTCCTGCCGAAGTCGTGCAGAAGTATCAGCTGATTCCGGTCAACCGCGCAGGCTCGACGCTGATCGTCGCCATGGCCGACCCTTCCAATATCTTCGCCATCGACGATATCAAGTTCATGACCGGCTATAACGTCGAAATCGTTGTCTCTGCCGAAAACAGCATCAAGTCCGCTATCGATAAATATTACGACCAGAGCGCGTCCTTCGATGATGTCATGGGCGACCTTGATGATATTGATCTTGAGGTTATTGACGACGATGATGAAATTGATACCAGCGAGCTTGAAAGATCCAGTGAGGATGCTCCGGTTGTCAAGCTGGTCAACCTGATCCTTACTGATGCGATCAAAAAAGGCGCCTCCGATATCCACGTCGAACCCTACGAAAAATCATTCAGGGTCCGTTACCGTATTGACGGTGTTCTTCACGAAGTTATGAAGCCACCTTTGAAGCTCAAGAACGCTCTGACTTCACGTATCAAAATCATGTCGGAGATGGACATCTCTGAACGACGTTTGCCTCAGGATGGTCGTATCAAGATTAAACTGCCCGGGGGCAAAGACATGGACTACCGCGTCAGCTGCCTGCCGACCCTGTTTGGCGAAAAGATTGTTCTGCGTCTGCTCGATAAGTCGAACCTGCAGTTGGATATGACCAAGCTCGGTTACGAAGAGCAGTCGCTGAAATGGTTCAAGGAACAGATCCACAAGCCTTTCGGAATGGTTCTGGTGACCGGGCCAACGGGTTCTGGTAAAACCGTTTCCCTCTATTCCGCTCTGGGTGAATTGAATACGCCTTCGGAAAACATCTCAACAGCTGAAGACCCTGTCGAGTTCAACTTCGCAGGTATCAACCAATGTCAGATGCATGAAGAGATAGGTCTTAACTTCGCGGCTGCACTGCGTTCCTTTTTGCGACAGGATCCGGATATCATCATGATTGGTGAGATCCGTGACTTTGAGACGGCTGAGATCGGGGTCAAGGCCGCACTGACTGGTCACTTGGTCCTTTCCACGCTGCACACCAATGACTGCCCGAGTACTGTCAACCGTCTTCTCAACATGGGGATCGAACCCTTCCTTGTGGCTTCCGCAGTCAACCTGATTACCGGCCAGCGTCTTGGCCGTCGCCTTTGTCAGGAATGCCAGGTGCCGGAAGATATCCCCAAAGAGACACTTGTTCAGGCCGGTGTCCCCGAAGACCAGGTCGATAGTTTTAACAGCTACAAGGGTGAGGGTTGTGTAAAGTGTAATGACACGGGCTACAAAGGCCGGGTCGGTTTCTACCAGGTTATGCCGATGTTCGAGGAGTTGCGCGAGCTGATTCTGGCTGGTGCCAACACTGCAGAGCTGAAACGTGAGTCGATGCGTCTTGGCGTCAAGACCATGCGCCAGGCGGCTCTGACGAAGATGGACGAGAGAATTACCTCGTTTGAAGAAACACTGCGCTGCACCATCGCTGACGACTAG
- the aroE gene encoding shikimate dehydrogenase, with protein MERSDMQVSGKTDVVGIFGDPVAHSLSPCMQNAAIKASALDAVYVPFHVTAAQLCDAVKAIRAMSIRGVNLTIPHKEASCHLVDELDPSAQMIGAINTIVNDNGRLKGYNTDGLGLLKALKQELGCDVAGKRVLLLGAGGACRAALVALCQAKVSWVGIANRTRNRSQKLVEEFSGKFSGTAFAEYELGTSLLNTCDEPVDLLVNTTAVGLKGEDFGFPVVDCLKPRGAVFDMVYTPEPTVLLDQARKCGLAAADGLGMLAAQGEAAFALWFGQAPEPLVMRRALDVSDEI; from the coding sequence GTGGAGCGAAGTGATATGCAGGTGAGCGGCAAGACAGATGTGGTGGGCATCTTTGGTGATCCGGTAGCACATTCCCTTTCGCCATGTATGCAGAACGCGGCGATTAAGGCCAGTGCCCTGGACGCGGTATACGTGCCATTTCACGTCACCGCGGCACAGTTATGTGACGCTGTGAAAGCAATTCGTGCCATGTCGATACGAGGAGTCAATCTGACCATCCCGCACAAAGAAGCTTCCTGCCACCTGGTCGATGAACTTGATCCCTCGGCGCAAATGATTGGTGCGATCAATACAATCGTTAACGATAACGGCCGCCTCAAGGGTTACAATACAGATGGCCTCGGCCTGTTAAAGGCTCTGAAACAGGAGCTTGGCTGCGATGTGGCTGGTAAGCGGGTCCTCTTGCTTGGGGCCGGTGGCGCATGTCGTGCTGCTTTGGTTGCTCTTTGTCAGGCAAAGGTGTCCTGGGTCGGGATTGCCAATAGAACGCGTAACAGGTCGCAAAAACTGGTCGAAGAGTTCTCCGGTAAGTTTTCAGGCACGGCTTTTGCTGAGTATGAACTGGGCACATCCTTGCTGAACACATGTGACGAGCCGGTTGATTTACTGGTTAACACCACGGCAGTTGGCCTCAAAGGGGAAGACTTCGGTTTTCCGGTTGTGGATTGCCTCAAGCCCCGTGGTGCCGTGTTTGACATGGTCTATACTCCTGAGCCGACGGTGTTGCTTGATCAGGCGAGGAAGTGTGGCCTGGCCGCCGCCGATGGTCTGGGGATGCTCGCAGCACAGGGTGAGGCCGCATTTGCTCTCTGGTTTGGTCAAGCTCCTGAGCCGCTTGTCATGCGCCGGGCCCTGGATGTGTCAGATGAGATTTGA
- a CDS encoding bifunctional riboflavin kinase/FAD synthetase, with product MQVVRDLNNFPERPCRTVLTIGNFDGVHLGHREIFRRVVARARELKGKAAVVTFEPHPLHMLAPEKAPLRLNTPEEKVRLLTASCIDLLVVLNFNKQLAEMSAEDFVRDLLVGKLGVKHLIIGYDYAFGRNREGNASFLEEKSREYGFTLEVLEPVQVSQQVHSSTAIREILKDGRVADAVNVLGRNYTLDGVVVHGDGRGRKLGFPTANLSTEKELLPCDGVYAVKVKWRDRYFNGVINIGHRPTFSGEKTTLEIHLLDFQGDLYAERLRIYFVDRLRGERKFASVDALQEAVLMDIDRARGKLADAQVVEYREYLDCGDNVRPSGAK from the coding sequence ATGCAGGTAGTCAGAGATCTCAATAATTTTCCAGAAAGACCTTGCCGGACGGTTCTGACGATCGGCAATTTTGACGGTGTCCATCTTGGCCATCGAGAGATCTTTCGGCGCGTCGTTGCCAGAGCGCGCGAGTTGAAGGGCAAGGCTGCAGTGGTGACCTTTGAGCCGCATCCGCTACATATGCTGGCGCCCGAGAAGGCCCCGCTGCGTTTGAACACCCCTGAAGAAAAAGTTCGTCTTCTTACTGCTTCCTGTATCGATCTACTGGTCGTCCTCAACTTTAATAAGCAACTTGCCGAAATGTCCGCCGAAGATTTTGTCCGTGATCTGCTCGTTGGCAAGTTGGGCGTCAAACACCTGATCATCGGTTATGACTATGCTTTTGGTCGCAATCGTGAGGGCAATGCCTCTTTCCTTGAGGAGAAGAGCCGGGAGTATGGATTTACGCTGGAAGTTCTGGAGCCGGTCCAGGTTTCGCAACAGGTGCATAGCTCAACGGCCATCCGGGAAATTCTGAAAGATGGCAGGGTTGCCGATGCGGTGAACGTTCTCGGTCGTAATTATACTCTCGATGGTGTTGTTGTTCACGGTGACGGGCGAGGGCGAAAACTCGGTTTCCCGACCGCGAACCTCTCTACAGAAAAGGAGCTCCTTCCTTGTGATGGCGTCTATGCCGTCAAGGTGAAGTGGCGTGATCGTTATTTCAATGGCGTTATCAATATCGGCCATAGACCAACTTTTTCCGGGGAGAAAACAACGCTGGAGATTCATCTCCTCGATTTTCAGGGTGATCTTTATGCGGAACGATTGAGAATCTACTTTGTTGACCGACTGCGCGGCGAACGGAAATTTGCCTCGGTTGACGCGTTGCAGGAAGCGGTCCTCATGGATATTGATCGGGCCCGCGGTAAATTGGCAGACGCACAGGTTGTTGAATATCGAGAATACCTCGATTGTGGTGATAACGTCAGGCCCAGTGGAGCGAAGTGA
- the rnr gene encoding ribonuclease R, translating to MNKMDFNDILELLQKRANRPLGLKELQSMLDLSAGERKLLGKSLKDMVRDGSLVQLKGGKFALPHKVNLVVGTISVHRDGYGFVSPADENAQDVFIPARHLRPAMHGDMVVVRLERSARTGKPEGRVIRVEKRAHRTLVGRYQLEHGVGYVSPVDSRLQDDILIPPGASGSARQGQMVLVDIENYPGRSRGAVGRITEVIGDATDPEVEIKIAAIQFGLPYEFSAEVLAAAGRVPLQVSNEDIAGREDLRHVNFVTIDGETAKDFDDAVAVARSADGYRLWVAIADVAHYVTVGSVIDKEALERGTSVYFPGTCLPMLPEALSNGICSLNPQVDRLVMVAELDFDSTGKRVGMRFCQAVMHSRARLTYTTVAAILVEEDTDARIEHEVLIDDLELMRELAELRIACRHQRGSLDFDLPEAQIILDLRGRPENVIRTERNLAHRLIEEFMLAANEAVALWLVQQREPMIFRVHESPSEGKMAAFQEFIAYFNQGISLPVEGVKPKLLQEFLERVAGQPEEHVINHVLLRSLPQAYYSVNNLGHFGLAADNYCHFTSPIRRYPDLMVHRVLKKKLEKGSLAGPLSELPLAEIAQISSVTERRAMEAERDIVKLKKCQFVTDKVGEKFSGMVTSVHAFGFFVELHEIYVEGLVHVSSLEDDFYQYEEERHRLIGMNRRREFSIGSPVEVSVHKVDLDRREIDFRLVEEKHPVRGTRREGRGKRKR from the coding sequence ATGAACAAAATGGATTTCAACGACATCCTCGAGTTATTGCAGAAGCGTGCCAATCGTCCTCTGGGCCTTAAAGAGCTCCAGTCGATGCTTGATCTGAGCGCTGGTGAGCGCAAGCTGCTCGGCAAGAGCCTGAAAGACATGGTTCGGGACGGCTCTCTGGTGCAACTGAAAGGGGGAAAGTTTGCCTTGCCGCATAAGGTAAACCTAGTCGTTGGAACGATCTCTGTGCACCGCGACGGTTACGGTTTTGTTTCTCCGGCTGATGAGAACGCCCAGGATGTTTTTATTCCCGCTCGCCATCTTCGTCCGGCGATGCATGGCGACATGGTGGTTGTGCGCCTGGAACGATCTGCACGAACCGGAAAGCCCGAAGGTCGTGTGATTCGTGTTGAGAAGAGGGCGCATAGAACTCTCGTTGGCCGGTATCAGCTGGAGCATGGAGTCGGTTATGTTTCTCCTGTTGATTCCCGTCTTCAGGATGACATCCTGATCCCTCCCGGCGCCTCCGGTAGCGCTCGTCAGGGACAGATGGTCCTGGTTGATATTGAAAACTACCCGGGTCGCTCGCGTGGTGCTGTTGGTCGCATCACTGAAGTCATTGGTGACGCGACCGATCCTGAAGTTGAGATCAAGATTGCGGCCATCCAGTTCGGCCTGCCTTATGAATTTTCTGCTGAAGTGCTCGCCGCGGCAGGCAGAGTTCCTCTGCAGGTTTCTAACGAGGATATCGCCGGACGCGAAGACCTGCGTCATGTGAATTTCGTGACGATTGATGGTGAAACAGCGAAAGATTTCGATGACGCGGTCGCCGTTGCACGGAGCGCTGATGGCTACCGTCTCTGGGTAGCGATTGCTGATGTTGCTCATTACGTTACCGTTGGCAGTGTGATCGACAAGGAGGCTCTTGAACGCGGCACCAGCGTCTACTTCCCCGGGACCTGTCTGCCGATGCTTCCCGAGGCTCTGAGCAACGGCATCTGTTCTTTGAACCCACAGGTCGATCGACTGGTGATGGTCGCTGAGCTTGATTTCGATTCGACTGGCAAGCGTGTCGGAATGCGCTTTTGCCAGGCGGTTATGCATAGCCGGGCTCGTTTGACCTACACCACGGTTGCTGCGATCCTTGTTGAGGAGGACACGGACGCTCGTATTGAGCATGAAGTCCTGATTGACGATCTTGAACTCATGCGTGAGCTTGCCGAGTTACGTATCGCTTGTCGTCATCAGCGCGGTAGCCTGGACTTCGACCTCCCTGAGGCCCAGATCATTCTGGATCTGCGGGGGCGTCCGGAAAATGTTATCCGGACCGAACGCAACCTGGCGCATCGATTGATCGAGGAATTCATGTTGGCGGCTAATGAGGCGGTCGCTCTTTGGCTGGTGCAACAGCGGGAGCCGATGATCTTCCGGGTTCATGAGTCTCCAAGTGAAGGGAAGATGGCAGCCTTTCAGGAGTTTATTGCCTACTTCAATCAGGGGATTTCTTTGCCGGTGGAAGGTGTTAAGCCGAAGCTCCTGCAGGAATTTCTTGAGCGGGTGGCTGGTCAGCCGGAAGAGCACGTTATTAATCACGTCCTGTTGCGGAGTTTGCCGCAGGCTTACTACTCAGTGAATAACCTGGGTCATTTCGGTTTGGCCGCTGACAACTACTGCCATTTTACCTCACCAATTCGGCGCTACCCTGACCTTATGGTCCATCGTGTCCTGAAGAAAAAGCTGGAGAAGGGGTCGTTGGCAGGGCCGCTGAGTGAGTTGCCATTGGCTGAGATTGCTCAAATTTCTTCAGTTACGGAGCGACGGGCAATGGAGGCTGAACGGGACATCGTCAAGCTGAAAAAATGTCAATTTGTTACAGATAAAGTAGGCGAAAAATTTTCTGGCATGGTAACCTCGGTGCACGCTTTCGGCTTCTTTGTCGAATTGCATGAAATCTACGTTGAAGGGCTGGTTCATGTCTCCAGCCTGGAGGACGATTTCTATCAATACGAAGAGGAACGTCATCGCTTGATCGGTATGAATCGCAGGCGTGAGTTCAGCATCGGTTCCCCGGTTGAGGTGTCTGTTCATAAGGTTGATCTTGACCGCCGTGAAATCGATTTCCGTCTAGTTGAAGAAAAACACCCGGTACGAGGAACGCGGCGCGAGGGGCGCGGCAAAAGAAAACGCTAA
- a CDS encoding ParM/StbA family protein: METLGIDIGFGFTKATDGKRDLVFKSVLGESTDIQFRDEMIAAPGEDEKHLQIEVDGKSYFVGELAERQSNVRFFTLDQAQFIGKFAKVFALAATAQMVKGFVPVNLVTGLPIGYYRQYKDELAKLLVGEHKVTVIDADGKQDEKSLSINKVRVVPQPFGSLFNMMLNDLGEMGDKRLIKDKIGIIDVGFRTSDYTISDKMRYSERGSRTTDSGIARAFNVIATKLRENSGINVELYRLYEAIDEGSIKIRGKVYDLKSLTDQVFSQLATSIANEVDRLWVDDWDIDAMVITGGGGAVLAKYLKPLLNGEIMETDPDLDMRLYNVHGYRKFGQHLWARGNTPPKAPAAPTT, encoded by the coding sequence GTGGAAACTCTGGGAATTGATATCGGCTTCGGTTTTACGAAGGCGACAGATGGCAAACGTGACCTGGTTTTTAAATCTGTTCTGGGTGAATCGACAGATATACAGTTTCGCGACGAGATGATTGCTGCACCTGGTGAAGATGAAAAACATCTGCAGATCGAGGTCGACGGCAAATCTTATTTTGTCGGTGAACTTGCTGAGAGGCAAAGTAATGTACGTTTCTTTACTCTCGACCAGGCCCAGTTTATAGGGAAGTTTGCCAAGGTCTTTGCCCTGGCGGCTACGGCTCAAATGGTTAAAGGCTTTGTCCCCGTTAACCTGGTGACCGGTTTGCCGATCGGCTATTACCGGCAGTACAAGGATGAGTTGGCCAAGCTCCTTGTCGGCGAGCACAAGGTAACCGTGATTGATGCCGACGGTAAGCAGGACGAGAAGTCGCTCAGCATCAACAAAGTTCGTGTTGTACCGCAACCCTTTGGTTCTCTTTTCAACATGATGCTCAATGACCTTGGTGAAATGGGTGACAAACGTCTGATCAAGGATAAAATCGGTATCATCGATGTCGGTTTCCGTACCTCCGATTACACCATCTCTGACAAAATGCGCTATTCCGAACGAGGTAGCCGCACCACGGATTCTGGTATTGCCAGGGCTTTCAATGTGATTGCGACCAAGTTGCGTGAGAACAGCGGTATCAATGTTGAACTCTACCGTCTTTATGAAGCGATTGATGAAGGCAGTATCAAGATCAGAGGCAAGGTCTACGATCTTAAAAGTTTGACAGATCAGGTTTTCAGCCAGCTGGCGACATCGATCGCCAATGAAGTTGATCGTCTCTGGGTCGATGACTGGGATATCGATGCCATGGTTATCACTGGTGGCGGTGGAGCGGTCCTGGCTAAATATCTCAAGCCGCTTCTCAATGGCGAGATCATGGAGACTGACCCTGACCTGGATATGCGGCTTTACAATGTGCATGGCTATCGCAAATTCGGGCAACACCTCTGGGCCCGTGGCAACACCCCGCCTAAGGCACCGGCAGCGCCTACAACTTAA